One window of Carcharodon carcharias isolate sCarCar2 chromosome 25, sCarCar2.pri, whole genome shotgun sequence genomic DNA carries:
- the dpagt1 gene encoding UDP-N-acetylglucosamine--dolichyl-phosphate N-acetylglucosaminephosphotransferase — MSALPALPLLINLSCSLVGFLGTVILIPAFREHFIAARLYGIDLNKTSKQQIPESQGVISGVVFLIILFCFIPVPFLHCWVKEQCISFPHDVFVQLIGALLAICCMIFLGFADDVLNLQWRHKLLLPTMASLPLLMVYFTNFGNTMIVVPKPFRILLGLHLDLGILYYAYMGMLAVFCTNAINILAGINGIEAGQSLVIAMSIIIFNLIELNGDYKDDHIFSLYFMIPFFFTTLGLLYHNWYPSNAFVGDTFCYFAGMTFAVVGILGHFSKTMMLFFIPQVLNFLYSVPQLFHIVPCPRHRLPRLDASTGKLGMSYSRFKTKDLPKLGNFILKVAEKFWLVEVNRGIGENSEYTECNNLTLINFVIKLIGPTHERTLTIILLLIQVAGSAFAFMVRYHLVRWFYDV; from the exons ATGTCGGCCCTGCCCGCCCTCCCCTTGCTCATCAACCTGAGCTGCTCCTTGGTGGGCTTCCTGGGCACTGTCATCCTCATCCCCGCCTTCAGGGAGCACTTCATCGCAGCCAGACTCTATGGGATTGACCTAAACAAAACCTCCAAGCAGCAAAT CCCCGAATCCCAGGGAGTAATCAGCGGTGTTGTCTTCCTCATCATTCTTTTCTGTTTCATCCCTGTTCCTTTTTTGCACTGCTGGGTGAAGGAGCAATGTATCAGCTTTCCTCATGATGTG TTTGTACAGTTGATTGGGGCGCTCCTTGCCATCTGCTGCATGATATTCCTGGGGTTCGCTGACGACGTCTTGAACTTGCAATGGAGACACAAGCTGCTACTGCCGACCATGGCGTCCCTGCCCCTTCTCATGGTGTACTTTACCAACTTTGGCAATACCATGATTGTTGTGCCAAAGCCCTTTCGCATCCTTCTGGGTCTCCATTTAGACTTGG GAATCCTGTATTATGCATATATGGGAATGCTGGCAGTGTTCTGCACAAATGCCATCAACATTCTGGCTGGCATCAATGGCATTGAGGCTGGGCAGTCTCTGGTGATTGCCATGTCCATCATTATTTTCAATTTAATAGAGTTAAATG gTGACTACAAGGACGACCACATATTCTCCTTATACTTCATGATACCATTTTTCTTCACCACTTTAGGACTACTGTACCATAACTG GTATCCGTCTAACGCCTTTGTGGGCGACACATTCTGTTACTTTGCGGGAATGACTTTCGCAGTGGTCGGGATCCTTGGCCACTTCAGTAAGACCATGATGCTGTTCTTCATCCCTCAGGTGCTCAACTTCCTTTACTCGGTGCCTCAGCTCTTCCATATAGTTCCATGCCCACGACACAGACTACCAAG ATTAGATGCCAGTACTGGAAAGCTGGGCATGAGCTACTCAAGATTCAAAACTAAGGATTTGCCTAAACTTGGAAACTTTATATTAAAG GTGGCTGAAAAGTTCTGGCTAGTGGAGGTGAACCGGGGAATTGGAGAAAACAGCGAATACACAGAGTGCAACAACCTCACCCTGATTAACTTTGTAATAAAGCTGATAGGCCCAACACACGAGAGAACCCTGACTATCATACTTCTGCTCATCCAG gTTGCTGGAAGTGCGTTTGCTTTCATGGTCCGTTATCACCTGGTCCGCTGGTTTTACGATGTCTGA